In Nocardia sp. NBC_00403, one DNA window encodes the following:
- a CDS encoding dihydrofolate reductase family protein, protein MHGSGNPAQGLRAAGLIDTMHLLTFPVLLGTGKRLFTEDVQPTGFDLTDPRTTASGVVIATYRNAGARGTDRLNK, encoded by the coding sequence GTGCACGGGAGCGGCAATCCGGCGCAGGGTCTGCGGGCCGCGGGCCTGATCGACACCATGCACCTGCTTACCTTCCCGGTGCTGCTCGGCACCGGGAAGCGGCTGTTCACCGAGGATGTGCAGCCCACCGGATTCGACCTCACCGATCCCCGCACCACCGCTTCGGGCGTTGTCATCGCGACCTACCGCAATGCGGGTGCCCGAGGTACGGATCGCTTGAATAAGTGA